The Penaeus monodon isolate SGIC_2016 chromosome 33, NSTDA_Pmon_1, whole genome shotgun sequence genome includes a window with the following:
- the LOC119594145 gene encoding C-type lectin domain family 17, member A-like: MRVVAAVLWALAGTSWALEESSVGSLYDQHFPPLHANCTQSLTDLLLLRHEVQLKELKEEEKVSSGILREMADTLTDIRGALTLISTSTESPCPGNFIKFGETCLYLAKSTYVTWEAARVYCHGLGGDLAVFRDANAFADALNYAKASGLSNPAHIWVGGSDIALEGEWKWISGEDMPRGTPFWGDYNYVREPAGGLRENCANLFSGDGFLIHDVSCDSKYNPLCQIKNT; this comes from the exons ATGCGTGTGGTTGCAGCAGTTCTTTGGGCGTTGGCAGGGACGTCGTGGGCACTGGAGGAAAGCAGTGTGGGCAGCCTTTACGATCAgcactttcctcctcttcatgcTAACTGTACCCAG AGTCTCACAGACCTTCTCTTGCTGCGCCATGAAGTCCAGCTGAAAgaattgaaggaggaggagaaagtgtcTTCAGGGATTTTGAGGGAAATGGCGGACACCCTGACTGACATCAGAGGCGCCTTAACGCTGATCAGCACGTCTACAG AATCACCTTGCCCAGGCAACTTCATTAAATTTGGCGAAACTTGTTTATATCTTGCGAAAAGCACATACGTAACTTGGGAAGCTGCTCGGGTTTACTGCCATGGCTTGGGAGGAGACTTAGCTGTGTTCCGAGACGCCAACGCATTCGCAGATGCTCTTAATTACGCCAAAGCTTCAG GACTGTCGAACCCCGCACATATCTGGGTGGGCGGAAGCGACATCGCACTTGAGGGGGAATGGAAGTGGATCTCCGGGGAAGACATGCCAAGAGGAACGCCCTTTTGGGGAGACTATAATTA CGTTCGCGAACCAGCTGGCGGTTTACGTGAGAACTGTGCCAATCTTTTTAGCGGGGATGGCTTCTTAATTCATGATGTTTCTTGTGACTCGAAGTATAATCCTCTCTGCCAAATCAAGAACACTTAA
- the LOC119594146 gene encoding CD209 antigen-like protein C, translated as MRVVAAFLWAVAGAVWALEEGSVASPFDQHFPPLHPNCTQSLTDLLLLRQEGQLNESVGVLKEILSEIKGSLTRIATPTEAPCPGNFASISGTCLYLAKDVSVNWEAARVFCQNMGGDLAVLRDGSALARAIGYAKSFGLSRTANIWLGGRDHIVEGEWRWVTGEDMPRGTPFWGIYDSKRQPSGGRGENCAILFGPDDFLIHDAPCGWTCMPLCQVKRT; from the exons ATGCGTGTGGTTGCAGCGTTTCTCTGGGCGGTGGCAGGGGCGGTGTGGGCGCTGGAGGAGGGCAGCGTGGCCAGCCCCTTCGATCAGcactttcctcctcttcaccctaaTTGCACCCAG AGTCTCACAGACCTTCTCTTGTTGCGTCAAGAAGGCCAGCTTAATGAATCTGTAGGAGTACTGAAAGAGATCCTCTCAGAAATCAAAGGCTCCTTGACGCGCATTGCCACGCCGACAG AAGCACCCTGCCCAGGCAACTTCGCAAGCATCAGCGGAACTTGTCTCTACCTTGCCAAGGACGTCAGCGTAAATTGGGAAGCTGCTCGGGTCTTCTGTCAGAACATGGGAGGAGACTTAGCCGTGCTCCGAGACGGCAGCGCACTCGCGAGGGCCATTGGATACGCCAAGAGTTTTG GTCTCTCGCGCACTGCTAACATATGGCTGGGTGGAAGAGACCACATAgtagagggggagtggaggtgggTCACTGGAGAAGACATGCCGAGAGGAACGCCCTTTTGGGGGATTTATGATTC GAAGAGGCAGCCCAGTGGAGGTCGAGGGGAGAACTGCGCCATACTGTTTGGCCCTGATGACTTCTTAATCCACGACGCCCCTTGCGGATGGACGTGTATGCCTCTCTGTCAAGTCAAGCGGACTTAA